The following coding sequences are from one Humulus lupulus chromosome X, drHumLupu1.1, whole genome shotgun sequence window:
- the LOC133803414 gene encoding G-type lectin S-receptor-like serine/threonine-protein kinase SD2-5 — protein sequence MRTGKFLLCLISSWLLIYLISETCLASVRSFGKIKPTFQGSQMNWIDNDGLFLLSNKSQFAFGFTTTQDVTKFLLVIVHMDSRRIIWTANMDSPVANSDKFVFNENGRVYLQKGGSVVWSIDTGGKGASAMELMDSGNLVLLGEDSSKIWESFDHPTDTLLWGQDFVEGMTLVSTPNSKNLSYFLEIKSGDMILSVGFKTPQPYWSMRTDIRKTINKDGRGVSMASIEGNSWKFYDKSRVLLWQFIFSSNSDSNATWIAALGNDGIISFFNLENEESSGSSAPIKIPSDVCSTPQHCDAFYECFSDNKCQCPSGLSSLPNCSTGTVSSCNRSKSPTQLINAGAGLYYFALGFVSPSLKGDLNRCKTSCQNNCSCVALFFQNSTGDCFMFSSVGNFQNSDKGSSFVSYIKVLSGGSDPSGSSRKHFPYVVIIAISTVLVICFLLYLGYRYYKKNKFPESPQETSEEDNFLETLSGMPVRFSYKDLQTATNNFTQKLGQGGFGSVYQGVLPDGTRLAVKKLEGIGQGKKEFRAEVSIIGSIHHIHLVRLRGFCAEGSHRLLAYEFMANGSLEKWIFRRNKQDHLLSWDTRFNIAVGTAKGLAYLHEDCDSKIIHCDIKPENVLLDDNYQAKVSDFGLAKLMTREQSHVFTTLRGTRGYLAPEWITNYAISEKSDVYSYGMLLLEIIGGRKNYDPTETSAKSHFPSFAFKMMEEGKLREILDWKLENDENDKSVSTAIQVALWCIQDDMNLRPSMTKVVQMLEGLSPVLPPPTSSPVGTRFFSGFLKSTSDEGTSSGPSEYNSDAHLSAVRLSGPR from the coding sequence ATGAGAACTGGGAAATTCTTGCTTTGCTTGATCTCTTCATGGCTTTTAATTTACCTGATATCTGAAACTTGCTTGGCTAGTGTTCGAAGTTTTGGTAAAATCAAGCCTACGTTCCAAGGATCTCAAATGAATTGGATTGACAACGATGGCTTGTTTCTCTTGTCCAACAAGTCTCAGTTCGCTTTTGGCTTCACCACCACCCAAGATGTCACAAAATTCCTGCTAGTAATCGTCCACATGGACAGCAGACGAATTATTTGGACTGCAAATATGGACTCCCCAGTCGCCAATTCTGATAAGTTTGTCTTCAATGAAAACGGTAGAGTTTACTTGCAAAAAGGAGGAAGTGTGGTTTGGTCCATAGATACTGGTGGCAAAGGAGCTTCTGCGATGGAGTTGATGGATTCAGGTAATTTGGTTTTGCTAGGAGAGGACAGTAGTAAAATTTGGGAGAGTTTTGACCATCCAACGGACACCCTTTTATGGGGACAGGATTTTGTTGAAGGGATGACACTTGTGAGCACGCCGAACTCGAAAAACTTGAGCTATTTTCTTGAAATAAAGTCCGGCGACATGATTCTCTCAGTCGGTTTCAAAACACCACAGCCTTATTGGTCTATGAGAACGGACATCCGCAAAACCATCAACAAAGATGGTAGAGGAGTCAGCATGGCATCTATAGAAGGAAACTCATGGAAATTCTATGATAAAAGCAGAGTTCTACTCTGGCAATTCATTTTTTCATCTAATTCTGATTCAAATGCAACTTGGATTGCGGCTTTGGGAAACGATGGTATCATCTCTTTCTTCAATCTTGAGAACGAAGAATCATCTGGTTCTTCAGCACCAATAAAAATACCAAGTGATGTTTGCAGCACACCACAGCATTGTGATGCATTTTATGAATGTTTCAGTGATAACAAGTGTCAGTGCCCTTCTGGTCTTAGCTCCCTTCCCAATTGCTCAACAGGGACAGTATCTTCATGTAATCGTTCCAAAAGCCCTACGCAACTCATAAACGCTGGAGCTGGACTCTACTATTTCGCACTCGGGTTTGTCTCACCCTCCTTGAAAGGCGACTTAAATCGCTGCAAAACTTCATGCCAAAACAACTGCTCATGCGTTGCCTTGTTCTTCCAAAACAGCACAGGAGATTGTTTTATGTTCAGCAGTGTAGGCAACTTCCAAAATTCAGACAAAGGTTCCAGCTTTGTTTCATACATTAAGGTCTTGAGTGGAGGCAGTGACCCAAGTGGGAGCAGCCGCAAACACTTCCCATATGTTGTGATCATTGCTATATCCACGGTACTTGTTATTTGCTTTCTACTTTATTTGGGTTATCGTTATTACAAGAAGAACAAATTTCCAGAATCTCCTCAAGAGACTTCAGAAGAGGATAATTTCTTGGAAACTTTGTCTGGTATGCCTGTTCGTTTCAGCTACAAAGATCTTCAGACAGCCACTAATAACTTCACACAGAAACTTGGGCAAGGGGGTTTTGGCTCAGTTTACCAAGGGGTTCTCCCTGATGGGACTCGTTTGGCTGTGAAAAAACTTGAAGGTATAGGTCAAGGAAAGAAGGAGTTCAGGGCTGAAGTTAGCATTATTGGCAGCATTCACCACATCCACCTGGTCAGGCTGAGAGGCTTTTGTGCAGAAGGAAGCCATCGTCTTCTAGCTTACGAATTCATGGCCAATGGTTCTTTAGAAAAATGGATTTTCCGGAGAAACAAACAAGACCATTTGTTGAGTTGGGACACGAGATTCAACATTGCAGTCGGAACAGCAAAAGGGttagcttatcttcatgaagactgCGATTCTAAGATCATTCACTGCGATATTAAGCCCGAAAATGTTCTCCTAGACGATAATTATCAAGCCAAGGTCTCGGATTTCGGCTTGGCTAAGCTAATGACTCGTGAACAAAGTCATGTTTTCACGACTTTAAGGGGAACGAGAGGTTACCTCGCCCCGGAATGGATCACAAACTACGCCATATCAGAGAAAAGCGATGTTTATAGCTATGGAATGCTCCTGCTAGAGATCATTGGAGGAAGGAAAAACTACGATCCAACGGAGACGTCTGCGAAATCCCATTTTCCGTCCTTCGCGTTCAAGATGATGGAGGAAGGAAAACTGAGGGAAATCCTTGACTGGAAACTGGAGAACGACGAAAATGACAAGAGCGTTTCGACGGCCATTCAGGTTGCTTTATGGTGTATACAAGACGACATGAATCTAAGACCTTCGATGACGAAAGTGGTCCAAATGCTAGAAGGTCTCAGTCCTGTTCTTCCTCCGCCAACTTCTTCTCCAGTGGGTACTCGATTCTTCTCTGGGTTCTTGAAATCGACAAGCGACGAGGGAACTTCCTCGGGTCCTTCGGAATATAACAGTGATGCTCATCTCTCTGCAGTTCGGCTTTCAGGACCCAGATAA
- the LOC133806510 gene encoding uncharacterized protein LOC133806510, which yields MLEAVASQGLWIWHAFFGVPRSNNDLNVLNQSPIFTDILQGQAPRVKFTINSTQYNKGYYLADDIYPEWGTFVKTIPLPQGEKRKLFARCQEAVRKDVERAFGVLQSRFAIVRGPTRFWQRDVLKDIMYACIILHNIIVDDERDAYESLLDFNYDDGPTDTLMVEVLHGPISDFPTMLQRNAEIRDRNIYRNLQADLV from the coding sequence ATGCTCGAAGCAGTTGCGTCACAAGGTCTTTGGATATGGCATGCATTTTTTGGTGTTCCAAGATCCAATAATGATCTCAACGTGTTAAATCAATCCCCAATATTCACTGATATCTTACAAGGGCAAGCTCCGAGAGTTAAGTTTACGATAAATAGCACACAATACAACAAGGGGTACTATCTAGCAGATGATATCTATCCAGAGTGGGGCACATTTGTTAAAACTATCCCATTGCCTCAAGGagagaaaagaaaattatttgccCGATGCCAAGAAGCGGTACGCAAAGATGTTGAGCGAGCATTCGGAGTACTTCAATCTCGTTTTGCTATTGTACGAGGACCAACACGTTTTTGGCAAAGAGATGTTCTCAAAGATATTATGTATGCATGCATCATATTGCACAACATTATTGTCGATGATGAAAGAGATGCATATGAGAGTTTGCttgattttaattatgatgaCGGCCCCACCGACACCCTAATGGTTGAAGTATTGCATGGACCTATTTCTGACTTCCCGACAATGCTTCAAAGAAATGCTGAAATTCGTGATAGAAACATTTATCGCAATCTTCAGGCGGACTTGGTATAG
- the LOC133806511 gene encoding uncharacterized protein LOC133806511 yields the protein MVSRNYRPSMEKSSIDLNHETSSTSVSETQPEHGLEGLENVVPHNEDESRHKCKVKWSKEATILLISGWLNKSKDAIVGNDQTSTHFWARIAEYYNTNQKGEQARTGRQCKDHWNKMNQKVRISMGVINKYNKHITVDEPKWNTMYQPKSGKRTKVSESRAFTSSSIADISDDEKASALEKLVAIKEKEAEDNRMTKYMDYLIMDTSHMTPEQKKDHENLFRQWICQILRIHTTIEDIIIAECTDDHDDQYFKALMDGGSSTRQGRKRAHIDRDHVEGHQRLFDDYFFDEPVYTEYQFRRRFRMRRHVFLRIVQALENHSEYFHMRFDVVDRRGLSPLQKCTASMRMLAYGAPADYVDENVQIGETTAIECLVNFVRGVNDIFGTEYLR from the exons ATGGTTTCAAGAAATTATAGGCCAAGTATGGAAAAATCTAGTATTGATTTAAATCATGAAACATCATCGACATCTGTCTCTGAAACCCAACCTGAACATGGTCTTGAAGGGTTGGAAAATGTAGTTCCACACAATGAAGATGAATCAAGGCATAAATGTAAAGTCAAATGGAGCAAGGAAGCCACTATACTTCTGATAAGTGGATGGCTTAATAAATCTAAGGATGCCATTGTGGGGAATGACCAAACTTCTACACATTTCTGGGCTCGGATCGCAGAATACTACAACACCAACCAAAAAGGCGAGCAAGCAAGAACTGGAAGGCAATGCAAAGATCATTGGAACAAGATGAATCAAAAGGTGCGCATTTCAATGGGTGTTATAAACAAGTACAACAAGCACATCACAGTG GATGAGCCGAAATGGAATACAATGTACCAACCAAAAAGTGGTAAGAGAACAAAGGTGTCAGAATCAAGGGCATTTACTTCTTCTTCCATTGCAGACATCAGTGATGATGAA AAAGCATCTGCATTGGAGAAATTGGTGGCGATAAAGGAGAAAGAGGCAGAAGATAATAGGATGACAAAATACATGGATTATCTCATCATGGACACGTCGCATATGACTCCTGAACAAAAGAAAGATCATGAAAACTTGT TTCGACAATGGATTTGCCAAATTCTCCGAATCCATACGACAATAGAGGATATCATAATTGCAGAGTGTACTGACGATCATGATGATCAATATTTCAAAGCGCTCATGGATGGGGGTAGCTCAACAAGACAAGGAAGAAAGAGAGCCCACATTGATAGGGATCATGTAGAAGGACACCAACGTTTGTTCGATGACTACTTTTTTGATGAACCGGTGTATACAGAATATCAATTTCGAAGAAGATTTAGAATGCGTAGACATGTATTCCTACGCATAGTGCAAGCTCTAGAAAATCATTCTGAGTATTTCCATATGAGGTTTGATGTAGTCGATAGAAGGGGGCTTTCGCCATTACAGAAGTGCACCGCTTCTATGCGAATGTTGGCATATGGAGCGCCTGCCGATTATGTTGATGAGAATGTTCAAATTGGTGAAACTACCGCTATTGAATGTCTAGTCAATTTCGTTCGAGGAGTGAATGATATTTTTGGGACCGAATATTTAAGATAG